In the bacterium SCSIO 12741 genome, TTTTTGTTTAGCCCTCTATAATCAGGAAGGCCATTGAAATTTCGAAGTTTGGCAATCCTCTTTCTTATCCGAGATACTCGCAGGTATCCATAAATTGTCCAAACTATCAGAATAATATAAGTCAGAATCTCAAGGGCATTTTTACTGTTCATTATTCATTACTGCAGATCCAATTTCATCAAAACTCTACTTCATTTCTGAGTGTATTAATCTATCATATTCTTATTCCAACAGCCGTCATATCATCCCGGGCAGAAATCTCATACCTCGTAAAAAGTTCTGAAAATTTCTTCTTCCATTCAGTGCTCCCAGCCAGTTCCATCATATCCCGTTGGAATGAACCTTTACGAGCATCATAAAATCCATCTGTGGCTAAAACATAGATAGATTCTTCATTCAGCCTTATAGGTTCGATCCGTATTTCAATATGGCTTTTTCCCAAGGCATTGGTTAGGCTCGAAACTTGGAGGGTTCTTCTGCCCAATTCTGATTGAACGACCCTCGTTCCCTTTATGCTGTCATCTCGGGTAAGCTGCTTTAGTTCGTTTGGTGTGCACTCATAGATTCGTGAATCACCGAGATTGCACATAACTCCATCATTCGTTTTGTGATTGACAACCAAGATGCTGAAGGTTGTACTTAGTCCACCGCAGTCGCCTTCCACGGATAAAAGTCTACGATTGACCTCTTGAACACTTTGAATAACCCGCTGCGATAAATCAAGTTTCCCATTTTTTCTGAATGAATCCACAAATTGATTGCAGGCCATCTCTGATGCCATCCAATCGCAGGGTTGTTTGCTTACCCCGTCGCAAACAATGGCTATGAGAAAGTTTTCTTCCTCCATGTTCTCTAGTTGGAAATGGTCGCCATTCTTTTCTTTGAGGTAGTATTTGATTGAATTTGCTGTTGTTTCAAGCATGGGTTGGATTGGCTATTGATTTATGCGTTAAAGGTATTCAAAACTTTTTGGGCCAATTGGGTTATTCGGATCCACCTGGGATCATTTTGCATGGTGCGAGGGTTGGGAGGTTCTTCGTATTCTGTTAACTCTTTGGATAACTGTTGGAATAAAACTATTTCCTCTGAGGAATGGGTTGATTTATCTAGGCTTTCTGCAAAGTCGAAAAATAGATAATCATCTAACAGATTAACAGCCTCGTCAAAGTTAAGCACCTCATTATAATACAGTTGACTAATCCAAACGTCCTCTTGAAATTTTCGATTAGCTAACTTTTCTAAGATTCTAACAATTGCTGTTGATTGATTATCGTTTAGAAAGGACATGGTGCTTGTTCAAAATTTAGACTTTTATACCTGAGCAATGTGCTATAAAATTATCATCCAAAATTCAAGAACATTGGCATGAGCTAAAATTCCTTGCCTAATAGTAAGCACAATCTATTGAGTCAAACATCCTTTTCACCCATTATCGTGCACTACCGCTTTTCCATTAGTATAAATGAAAATTCATCAATTTTGGACTCAAATTCATCGAGATCGAGTTTCTCATCTAATACATAAATCCGAAGCCCCCACCATCCAACAGACCGAACATATAACCACCGGTCATTTTCCTTTTTTTATCCTTTTTTAATCTAAGCCTGAAATAGTTTTTTTGAACGATAAGATCATCATAATCGTAGATCACTTTCTCACTTTTACCACCAGAAAATACAGTGTATTCCACATTCTCTGAATTGAAGTAAACTAAAATGGATAATGAATCTTGCTTGTCCTCATTATCAATATTACAGCTTAGCCAATAATTGTCAATGACCTCGGATTCAAATACATTGTTGCTTGGCTGAATACACCAGGACTGAAAAATTATAAATAATAGTATCGATTTCAAATTAGAATCACGGTTTTCATTTTTGTCCTATCTACAAAAAAATCCATAGGAACTAATACGTATCAGGATCATCCCAAAACAAAAAATCATCAAAAAATTGTCCATCTTCAAAAAAGTACATGGCGTATGTACCATGAAAATTCTGATTTTCACTGGACTCAAGATCAAACCTTAACTCCAACAAAGTCCCATCGTACATTTTGTTGAAGTAATTTCTACTAACCTTAGATAAGGATGGAATTATCGAAGATGTTTTCTCAATTCCATCAGATTTAAGTTCCTGGATTAACTCTGGGTTCTTCAGGTTCTCCGAAAGGTAATTTAATGCCTTAATCTTGAGTTGATTGATTTCGCTTTGTTCCATTTAACAGTATGCTATCAATTGATTTCAACTTTGAATTAACACTACTCAAGGGCTGGGTAACGCAAAAATACTCATCACGAAAATCATCCATCCCCTTGGAACAGTATGAATACACACCCTTCTTGGACATTGGAACATAAGCGTTAAGAAAACCAGGGCTTGTTGAAGCTGGAACATGTAGACCAATATTATCCAACGACCAAGCAGCGCGTCCAATAAACTTGTTAATTTCAGGATGAAAAATTTTCACCTCACTAATGTCGGGCAAACTATTGAAATAATTACTCAAAATTTTCAGATCGGATTTAGATTTCATGGCTCCAGCAGGCATCAAGAAACCACCCGAAAAGAAACGAGCAATTTGTCCGATTTGATCAATTCCATACCATTCGAAATCAAATATTTCTAGATCATCTTCTAATATTCTATCGTTCATCTAAATGGGGTCAAATACCATGCGAGTACCAAATTATTGAACAATTAATAATTAGATTAAAACCGTTATCGTCGATTGTTTCTTTCCTGGTTTGGTTTTGTTGATTTTTACCACTGGATTGGCGCATTGAGTGCAGATAGTTGTTCCGTCAATACTTTTGTGCCATTACCCTTTTTTGAGGCACTACCCATCGCAAATTACTGCTTACTTAAAAGGGATCAAACCAAACACCTTTTTCAACTACTGCATACAAGTGATCAAGATTAAGCGATTTTATTTTGGTTCTTTTGAAAAGATTTACTCCACCGGGCACATAATCTTGAAGATTAAAATCGGCAGGATCAATTTCATATTTTTCCATAAATTTCAAAATAAAAGTTTCCAAATCTATTCCAGCTAATCCCAAATCGTCGAAAAAAATAGTTTCGGAATCAACCGGATAGAGTAATGCTTCTGATAGCCAACACCTAAGACTTTCCTTACTTTCCATAATTCTTAATTTAATCTAACTGAATTAATCATTTATAGAATTCCTAACCGCTATTCAAGACATTACCCCCCTTTCCAACAAAGACAAAGAGCATATTTTCTATACACTTGACAACCTTATAAAGGCAGCTAAACTCAGCAATCTCTATGTTCACACTACCACCATAAAAAGCCCCAGTAGCATTACCAGGGCTCTCATTCTTATTTTATAAACCGTCGTAGTAGCAAACTACGACCAGAGAGGGTTTCGAGGTATTCAATTGGGGTTGGATAAAGTATCCAACCAAATTCGAATTCAACTGTCCTGATCCCATCAATCACCAATTTGGTCGGAAATGTTGGTTGCGCTTTTTTAGTCGCCAAATAGTTGCTTGCTATTTCCTTTACTTTTTTAAAGTGCATTATTCTCATCATCTGATTAAAACTCCAAAATGTTCTATTTCTGTATCGATCCGGGCAGGTGATTGCGGATAACTTCGACGAGATGAGTACTTACCACATCGTCACAACAATTGCATTTCAATAAATAATGCTGCTCTTGGAATAATATCTGACAGTGTCAATTTCACCATTTTCAAGCCAAAGAGAATCATAAAGGCGTTTGGTGTCAGCATCATAGAATTCAAAATCCCTATCCTCTGGAACATAACCAAAACCAACCTTGCTTCGAATAGAGCCACTCTCATAATAGTATTCCCATCTATGATCTTTCCATTTTAGATTCATTTCGTAGGATAAATTTCCATTAGAAAAGAATCTCCTCACTCGCCAAACACCAGTCGAATCAGTATCTATTTCTTCAAAAAGCACTTCCAACGAGTCGTAATAGGAGGTCCGAAATTCCATTCCTAAACGAATGTAACTGATGGACGTTTTTCCATCATTCAAGTCTTCTTGACAAATCCCAGAGAACTTTTTACCCCGGTCAAAATATTCTCCATTCCTCCTTTTTAAGGAATCCCAACTACACGTATCAATTTTGGCATTATTAGCCTCGATTTGGATGTTATCAATCTCTTGGGGCAATCGTTTCTTTTCATATTCCATCGAACAGGACGATATAAGTAGAAATAATATGATTCCTTCAAAAACGATTAAAGCATTTAAGTTCTTAGATATCACCTTTATTCCATTTATAGTGTGGATAATCATTTGTAGGTGTGAAGAATCCTCCCCCTTCTGTTGAAATGCCAATGGTACTTTTATTGGTAAATCCCCAATCTATTCTCCTCATTACCTTATCCATATTTGTAACGCTATAATTGTGGGTACCAAAATATGTTTCAAACTCTAAATCTGAATGATTTGAATGATACTAGGTTAGTATCGAACGCTCAACATCCAGTCCGACTGGCCGAGCGGATAAGAAAGGCGACCTTTTAGATCACCCTTCCTTTTTCATTCTTTTTATGATTAACTTATTTTCAAGTAGTCGCAAGCAACCAACTCTTTTGATCCGTTGCCCATAACCTTACAAAGACGGTTACGATTCTATTTAAAGAAGATACAATTTTCGGAGTTTGAAAACCCTCCGAGCTTTGTTATTCTTCCTTCAATTTGTTTCCCGTTATTTATTTTTTTGCCCAAAAACCTGTTTGGCAAAAACACGTTCAAATCAGGGTCTTTAAATTCAAATTTATCGTCCCAATTATCGAATGTGTTTTTGTTAAACCAAAAATCCTTAATTGAGAAAGAAACAACCGAATCATTAATAATTAAATCTTCGCAATTCGCTCGATAATAAATAGTATCCATTTTTTCCGTAACGCAAGTGCCATAGAATAACCCTGAGTATTCATTGCCATTTTTATTAAGAATAAAAGAATAACCATTACAATCCTCTGATTTCCATTCAAAGGAATTTGTTGAAATTAACAGATGAACACCTAAAAAGACGCATATAATCTTCATTATTTATCGAATTAAGTAGTGTGAAATAGTAAATGTCAATTTGTAAACTTTGGGCTTTCCAGCACCTGGCCCAGATTGAGTCCAATGCTCTTTTACTTGTGTTGATTTTTAAATGGTTCCGAGCCAGAAATTTCTGTCCACATTTTTGAAGCACTACCAAGCTCCATTTTCCATTTCATCCAAATAATCTATCCAAAGAGAACTATCGATTGACGAATCAATTTGTGTTAATTTATCCCGAATTACATCGACATACCTTTTTCGATTAGAGTAAAATTCTCCGAAAGCTTCCGATTGAATACTATTCTTTAAAAATTTATCAAACTCATAAACGCAAGCTATGAATTGAGAAAATGACGAATTGTACAGGAAACTTTGATTTTCATTGCGTTCAAATAATAGAACACTCTGCGATTTATCGATAACCAAAAAATTGTTGTCAACGTAAGTCATTTTACCAAATATTAAATGTTGCTCAGTAAACATTAATTTATCTATCGCTTCATAACTTCCTAAAATTTTCTTTGGAATTCCTATTTCTATGAAAACTTGGTAATCAACAAATGCCTTTATCTTTTCAAGTTCATATTGGCTATAAGTCATTAAGCCTCCATGATAGAAGTCTTGATATTTATCAAGGTTAATGTACTTCTCTATAATCATAAATTTGATTTTTCGCTTCTAATACCATTTCATTTATATTCAGCCGGGTTTTACCATGCCGCAGGGGTGAAAACTTAAATGCTTTTTCGGGTGGCAACTCCTGAAATTGATATGAAGATTGGGGCCGCAATTCGATTGATTCTTTCAAATCTAAACCTTTGGGGCGAACCTAAATACCAAGCATTCCAAGAATCCATAAATACCAAAAGTGAATACTTCATCATTTCAACACTCTTAGAGTAGCAGCGTGTTTTTCTTCGGAACCTAGCCAAATAATGACGTAACAAAGACATCATTCCTTCAACTGTATAAGTGTGTTGTTTCCCCTTTAGATGGTTGGTTTTAGGTAAGGTTACATTGTAAACTATGTACCCATCGCTACAATAGTTTTGGACTCTAACGGTCTTTAACTTTTTCCACATACGGTGAAAATCCACTTTTCTTCTTCTGCCAATTTCAACTGATAACAGATTCTTGGTTTCGCGTTCTACTGCTATCCAAACATATTGGTGGTTGGTACGGTTATTCACAAAAGAAAACAGTTCGTCAAATTCCATTGTTTTACAAAAGCCTGGCAGGCTTTGCTCGACCAACTTTCCTTTTTTCTTGATCCAATTTTGAACAGTCTGTGGACTTACTTTCAAAACACGGGAAATACCCCGAAATGGCATACCCAAATTATGCAATTCAACGCAACGATTAATCAAAATTGTTTTTTGTCTTGTATGGATGAGTAACCCAAATGTTTTGCCACAGCGTTTACACAAAAAGCGTTGCTTGCTCCTTAATTTTCAGCTCTTTATGATTTTAATAGATCGGCAGTGTTTGCAAGTTTTCATCAGTTGAAGTTGTAAAAAGGTGGACAATAGGGTCTTTCGCTGGTGCTCAAAAGCCACGGTTTAACGGCCATACAAGTTACCGCAAAATAAAAGCTCTCCCGAAAATCCGAAAGAGCTTATGAGGTAATTAATTGATTTTTTGAAGGTTATAAGTAATTATGGCCCACCCATACGAAGTGGACAAAGCCTACCTCTACCACTGCATGAAAGTGTTTATAAATGCTATTCCAACTGTCATAACAAAAGTCAATAAGATAGATACACCCAAAATTTGAAGCCAGTTAAAAAGTTTTCGCTCCATAGGGGTTGTAGGCTCTTTGTTTTTAGAAGTTGAAAAAACTAATCTAGATGATTTAAGTTTTTTACTAGATCTGGTAAAAATTAAAACCAAAATTATGCCGTAGAGTAAACTTAAACCTACCAATACGGTCATAAATAAATAGACAAGTGTTGCCATAATTAATCAATAATTACATTTTTCTCAATTAAATTTTCCCCTTCTATTTTTTCTTTAGCGAATGAAATGACAAACTCAAATTTTTTATAAAACTCATCAAAATTATCACTGCCAAAATAATCTAAGTATTGTGGATTTGCGAGAAATATAGCTTTTAACTCTTCATACATATTTTTCCCTGAGAACTCTATCAATGGTACGGTGTAGGATACATCAGCATGACCTTCAAGTCCCACACCAACTCCTAAACTAGGAGAAACTGTAATTCCCGCTCTTATATGGGTAAAATCCTCTGTCTTATCGGTATCAACTTTGCCATTTTCATCGGTTGGTATGGTAAAATTAAGCTCAATTGCTCCAACTGGTCAACTGCTCTCGTTTCACAATCATTTAATTACGCATATCACAGGAATCTTCATTTTAAGGGTGATTATATGGCCTAACGCCCCGTCCGACTGGCCGGGCGGATAAGAAAGGCGATCTATTGACCGCCTTTCACTTTTCTTCATTCGAAATATTTATGCTGATTTTCAATGTTTTATATTTTCATTTTTTGCTATCAATAAATGTGATACACTACCCCTGATACGTCCTTAAGCCGACCTTTTCCTACCACGCTCAATAACTTGGTATTACTAACAAAGCACCTGTAGGCGGTTTAGAAACGTTACCTGATTAACGTCTCTGGCGGGCCTACCACCATCTTAATTACAGCATTCTTATAGATTCGCATCTCTAAGTTTCAGGGCACACCAATTTTAGGACACTACCTGCGCTCTGGACAAAGCCTACCACCACCAAGAGTAGTCATCTCCTTTATGGTCAATTTCAGAAAGTATTTGCACCTTCTTTATTTCAAACTCGGGAAGCATCACACCAACCAAAAGTTCATTTTCATTGTTTTCCGGGGTCGTCATATCTTTTAGGCTACCAAGGTGATTCTCTAAAACCTGGCCACTACCCTCAGAAGAGTGCCAAGATCTAATCTTCCAAATGGGATAGTTTGAATTTTCAAATTCAAGAAATGGCTTCTCAATTTTCTGAAAATCCATTCCTTTCAATTTCAAAAATTTATAGACGGAGAATTCTGGCATGGCAGCCAAATCTTTATGTCCCCATCCAAGAAACTGAAAATGATAACATTCACGGGTGCTGGGAATTTCCAAATAACCCTCAGTAGGTTGGCCATCATACCAATCGAAACATATAGATTTTTCTATTCGAATACCAGTATCAAACATTATTTTCAAAGTTAATTTTAAATACTATAGGCTTCCACCAGAAGCACCACTATTACTCAAAGGGTAAGCAGGGTTCGTGTTATAAACAGGAATATCATCCAGCAATTTTTCATATTCCGCTTGTTTCATTGGTCGACTTGGAATTATTTCAAAATGCCCTTTATCTCTACCAGCTTGTTTAATTTGGAGCCCGTCAGGCAAACCTTCTATCTCGAATGCTCCCCTCGGAGCTACGTTCCTGTTTAATGGATCAGTATTGACGGATACACCACCTGATTGCCAATTACCATCCGCGTCATATTTTACATCATTTACTTTCGGTTTGAAACTACGACCACCCCTCCAGAGTCTAATCTTTACATTTCTAACGTTTCCTTCTGAAACGATTAGAAGAAAATAGTTAAACGCAACCTCTCCGATTGCAGCGTTTTGTTGGAAGTCAGAAATTTAATGTAGTTGATAATCTGTTGATTCAAATCAGGTTTATAGGCTCTGGAAGAATAGGTCTCCAAACAGGTTTTATGGCAAGTCTTGCAATGAAATCGTTGCTTGCCAGATTTACTAAGACCGTATTTAATAACAGAGCAACCGCAGTTTTGACAGGTGATAGAATCACCAACTCTTTTGAGCCATTGCCGAGCTTGTGAGGTAATTTATTGATTTTTTTGAAGGTTATGAGTAATTATGGCCCACCCATACGAAGTGGACAATGCCTAAGTGATACACTACCCCCCCAATTAATTGATCAACCTTCCATAGCTCTGAAGATTTAACTCAAACTCTTCACCAATTCGACACTTTCCGTACATAAACTCAACCGAAGTATCTCCAACCTCAATTAGCTCAAATAAGAAGGTCAAGGAATTTGAATCAAGTTCACCGTTTGTTAATTCTTCGAAGCCCTTACTTAGTAATTCCCCTTTTAACCACAAGGAATCACCTACAAAATTGTAATTCATTGAATACGGATATCCTTTCGTGTAAAATGTAGACCTTCTCCCAAAGTTTGACGAAACCGGCAAAACCAACTCAACAGTGTCTCCAATTCCTATAGACTGGTAATTTTTCTTAGCAATTCTATCATTTTCTAATTGGTAACGTTCTCGCCGCAATTTCCAATAATAGTCATAAATATCCTCAGATAATTGTCTAATTTCCATGGAATCATTTAATCGGTCATTAAGGTAAAAATGAAGATTTACCTTCAAATAAATTGTGCTAAAAGATGAATCATCAACATAAGTCTCGTTATTCAAAAAAGCAGTTATTTTTTTACCAAGTTCAGAATTAGTGTCAATCCCTCCAAATTCTATAAGTTTCAAAGGATAACCATT is a window encoding:
- a CDS encoding protein phosphatase 2C domain-containing protein, whose protein sequence is MLETTANSIKYYLKEKNGDHFQLENMEEENFLIAIVCDGVSKQPCDWMASEMACNQFVDSFRKNGKLDLSQRVIQSVQEVNRRLLSVEGDCGGLSTTFSILVVNHKTNDGVMCNLGDSRIYECTPNELKQLTRDDSIKGTRVVQSELGRRTLQVSSLTNALGKSHIEIRIEPIRLNEESIYVLATDGFYDARKGSFQRDMMELAGSTEWKKKFSELFTRYEISARDDMTAVGIRI
- a CDS encoding DUF1493 family protein, giving the protein MESKESLRCWLSEALLYPVDSETIFFDDLGLAGIDLETFILKFMEKYEIDPADFNLQDYVPGGVNLFKRTKIKSLNLDHLYAVVEKGVWFDPF
- a CDS encoding SUKH-4 family immunity protein; this encodes MIIEKYINLDKYQDFYHGGLMTYSQYELEKIKAFVDYQVFIEIGIPKKILGSYEAIDKLMFTEQHLIFGKMTYVDNNFLVIDKSQSVLLFERNENQSFLYNSSFSQFIACVYEFDKFLKNSIQSEAFGEFYSNRKRYVDVIRDKLTQIDSSIDSSLWIDYLDEMENGAW
- a CDS encoding IS1 family transposase produces the protein MCKRCGKTFGLLIHTRQKTILINRCVELHNLGMPFRGISRVLKVSPQTVQNWIKKKGKLVEQSLPGFCKTMEFDELFSFVNNRTNHQYVWIAVERETKNLLSVEIGRRRKVDFHRMWKKLKTVRVQNYCSDGYIVYNVTLPKTNHLKGKQHTYTVEGMMSLLRHYLARFRRKTRCYSKSVEMMKYSLLVFMDSWNAWYLGSPQRFRFERINRIAAPIFISISGVATRKSI